Below is a window of bacterium DNA.
CCAGGGCCCGCTTCGACAAGACCCGGATCACCGCGCCCTTCGACGGTATCGTCGGCGCCCGCCGCGTCAGCGTCGGCGCCTTCCTGCGCGCCGGTGAGACCATCACCGATCTGGCCAACATCGACGAGATCCGCGTGATTTTCTCGGCGCCCGAGCGGTTTCTGCCGCAGCTGACCCGCGGCGCCGATGTCACGATCTGGACCCCGGCCTATCCCGGCCGCACGCACACCGGCAAGATCGCCGTGATCGAGCCGGTGGTCGATCCGGCCACACGCACCGCGCGGATCGTGGCGCGGGTGCCCAACCCCAAAGGCGAGTTCCGCCCCGGGATGTCCGCCAACGTCGCCGCCGAGCTGGCCCGCCGCGACAGCGCCATCACCATTCCCAACGAGGCCATCTTCGCCAACGCCGGGCAGATGTTCGTCTTCCTGGTCAATCCCGACAGCACCGTCGCCCGCGCCGCGATCACCGTCGGCGCGCGGCTGGTCGATGTCGCCGAAATCACCGCCGGTCTGACGCCGGGCTGCGTCGTCGTGCGCGCCGGTCACCAGAAACTCTTTGAAGGCGCGCGCGTCATGCCGATTGCCGACGCCGAGGCCGCGGCCGGCGCAAATGCGCCCACGGCCCAGTAGGCCGAATGACCCACGAGGGCTGACCATATGAAACTCAGCGAGACTTCCATCCGCCGGCCGGTCTTTGCCACCGTCATGAGTCTGGCGATCGTGCTCTTCGGCGTGATCGCCTTTACGCGCCTGCCGGTGCGCGAATACCCCGATATCGATCCGCCGATCATTTCGGTCGTCACGCTCTACCGCGGCGCCAGTCCCAGCGTGGTCGAGACCGAAATCACCAACGTCCTCGAGGAGCAGTTCGCCACCCTCGAAGGGGTCAAGACCCTCAGCTCGGCGTCGCGTGAGGGCGGATCGGTCATCACCATTGAGTTCGAACTGGACCGCGATGTCGACGAGGCCGCCAACGATGTCCGCGACCGTGTCTCGCGCATCCGCGGCCAACTGCCGGAGGAAGTTGAAGATCCGGTCATTTCCAAAGTCGACGCCAACGCCCAGGCGATCATGTGGCTGGGTCTTTCGAGCGAAACCTACGATGGCCTGCAGCTAAGCGAGACCGCCGACCGGGTGCTCAAGGAGCGCATTCAGCGTCTCGACGGCGTCGGGTCGGTGATCATCGGCGGCGAACGCCGCTACGCCATGCGCGTCTGGCTCGATCCCCTGCGCCTGGCGGCGCATGGGCTCACCGTCCAGGACATCGAAGCCGCCATTCGCCGCGAGAACGCCGAGATCCCCGGCGGACGCGTCGAAGGCGACCTGCGCGAGTTCGCCGTCCGCACCCGCGGCGAACTCTCCCGCCCCGAGGAATTCGGCGCAATCATCGTCGCGCAAAGAGACGACGAGGTCGTGCGCCTGCGCGACGTCGCCGAGGTCGTGGTCGGCGCCGAAGACGAACGCACCGTCGCCCGCTGGAACGGCCAGACCGCCGTCGGACTGGGCATCGTCAAGCAGTCGAAGGCCAGCACCGTCGATGTCGCCCAGGCCGTGCGCGACGCCCTCCCCGAACTGATCGGGCTTCTGCCCGAGGGGATGAAGCTCGATGTCGCGTATGATTCCTCCGAGTTCATCAACGACTCGATCGCCGAGGTCGCCGAGACCCTCATCATCGCCATGTGCTTGGTGGTGCTCGTCGTGCTGGCGTTTCTCAAAAGCTTCCGCGCCACCACCATCCCGTCGCTGGCCATCCCGGTCTCGATCATCGGCGCATTGGCCGTCGCCTACTTTGCCGGCTTCACCATCAACATCCTGACGCTGTTGGCGATGGTCCTCTCCATCGGTCTGGTGGTCGATGACGCCATCGTCGTGCTCGAAAACATCTACCGACACATGGAAATGGGCAAGGACCGCCGACGCGCCGCCCTCGACGGCAGCCGCGAGATCGGCTTTGCCGTCATCGCCACCACCATCGCCCTGGTCGCCGTCTTTGTCCCGCTCGCCTTCCTGACCGGCTCGGTCGGGCGCCTCTTCAACGAGTTTGGCATCACCGTCGCGGTGGCCGTGCTCATCTCGGGATTCGTCGCGCTGACTATGACCCCGATGCTCTCCTCGAAGATCCTGCGGCCGCTGCACTCCGGCGGCTCGAGCTGGGCGTCGCGCTCCTTCGATGTCTTCTTCGATGCGCTCGACCGAGTCTATCACCGCATTCTGACCGGGGCGTTGCGCCGCCGCGGCCTCATGCTCGGCGCCGGCGTCCTGACCATCGCGCTCGCGCTGGCCCTGTTCAGGCTCCTGCCCAGCGAACTGGTTCCGACCGAGGACCGCGGACTCGGATTCGGTATCGTGATCGCTCCCGAGGGCGCCACGCTGGAGTACACCGACAAATACGTGCGTCAGATCGAACAACAACTGCTGGCTTTGCCCGAACGCCAGGGGCTGTTCACAGCCATCGGGCTGGGCTTCAACGGCCCCGGACAGGTGACCAATGCCTTCATGTTCCTGCGCCTGGCGCCGCGCGAGGAGCGCGCCCGCTCGCAGCAGCAGATCGTGCAGTCGCTTTTCCCGCAACTGATGGCCATCCCCGGCGTGCTGGCCTTCGTCATCAACCCGCCCAGCATCGGCGGCGGCGTCTCCTCGTCACCGGTTTCCTATGTGCTGCAGGCCGACAGTTATGAGGAACTAAGCCAGGGCGTCGGTATCATGATGGCCGAAGCCTCACAACTCGGCTACCTGATCAACCTCGACTCCGATCTGCGTCTCAACAAGCCGCAACTGGACATCGAGATCGACCGCGAACGCGCCGCCAATCTCGGGGTGTCGGTCACCGCCATCGGCTCGACGCTGGAGACCTTCCTCGGCGGACGCACCGTCACCAACTTCAAGCGCGGCACCAAGCAGTACGACGTCATCGTGCAGATGCGCCCGCAGTCGCGCGCCACCCCCGACGCGGTGCAGGACATCTACGTTCGCGGCAACACCGGGCTGGTCCAACTCGCCAACGTCGTCAACATCCGCGAGAGCGTCACGCCCAAGGAGCTGAACCATTACAACCGCGTGCGCTCCGCCACCATCACCGCCAGTCTCGCCCCCGGCGCGACCGTGGGGCAGGCCCTCGATGATCTCGATCGCATCGCCCGCGAGAAGCTGCCCGCCGGGATCAAGCGCGAGTACTCCGGCCAGTCGCTCGAGTACAAGTCGTCGAGCACGAGCTTGTATCTCATGTTCTTGCTGGCGGTCATCTTCATCTACCTGGTGCTGGCCGCCCAGTTCGAGAGTTTCGTGCA
It encodes the following:
- a CDS encoding efflux RND transporter periplasmic adaptor subunit; translation: MTRPMTMIHNRRCNWILLTGALTLAAAGCGTQQAGGGGFTMPPMPVEVARAAMQSVADKFEAVGTIEALEAISVVAEIDAAVVSLPFEEGGSVRKGQLIARLDDSQLKAEVDRAAAVRDQSQATYDRVKAVVEQKAAAPQDLDDALAALRVAEANLAAARARFDKTRITAPFDGIVGARRVSVGAFLRAGETITDLANIDEIRVIFSAPERFLPQLTRGADVTIWTPAYPGRTHTGKIAVIEPVVDPATRTARIVARVPNPKGEFRPGMSANVAAELARRDSAITIPNEAIFANAGQMFVFLVNPDSTVARAAITVGARLVDVAEITAGLTPGCVVVRAGHQKLFEGARVMPIADAEAAAGANAPTAQ
- a CDS encoding efflux RND transporter permease subunit — its product is MKLSETSIRRPVFATVMSLAIVLFGVIAFTRLPVREYPDIDPPIISVVTLYRGASPSVVETEITNVLEEQFATLEGVKTLSSASREGGSVITIEFELDRDVDEAANDVRDRVSRIRGQLPEEVEDPVISKVDANAQAIMWLGLSSETYDGLQLSETADRVLKERIQRLDGVGSVIIGGERRYAMRVWLDPLRLAAHGLTVQDIEAAIRRENAEIPGGRVEGDLREFAVRTRGELSRPEEFGAIIVAQRDDEVVRLRDVAEVVVGAEDERTVARWNGQTAVGLGIVKQSKASTVDVAQAVRDALPELIGLLPEGMKLDVAYDSSEFINDSIAEVAETLIIAMCLVVLVVLAFLKSFRATTIPSLAIPVSIIGALAVAYFAGFTINILTLLAMVLSIGLVVDDAIVVLENIYRHMEMGKDRRRAALDGSREIGFAVIATTIALVAVFVPLAFLTGSVGRLFNEFGITVAVAVLISGFVALTMTPMLSSKILRPLHSGGSSWASRSFDVFFDALDRVYHRILTGALRRRGLMLGAGVLTIALALALFRLLPSELVPTEDRGLGFGIVIAPEGATLEYTDKYVRQIEQQLLALPERQGLFTAIGLGFNGPGQVTNAFMFLRLAPREERARSQQQIVQSLFPQLMAIPGVLAFVINPPSIGGGVSSSPVSYVLQADSYEELSQGVGIMMAEASQLGYLINLDSDLRLNKPQLDIEIDRERAANLGVSVTAIGSTLETFLGGRTVTNFKRGTKQYDVIVQMRPQSRATPDAVQDIYVRGNTGLVQLANVVNIRESVTPKELNHYNRVRSATITASLAPGATVGQALDDLDRIAREKLPAGIKREYSGQSLEYKSSSTSLYLMFLLAVIFIYLVLAAQFESFVHPLTILLSVPLAVFGALLTLFIFRESLNIYSQIGLIMLIGLVTKNSILIVEFANQLRAQGKAVIDAVIEASTIRLRPILMTSFATIFGILPIAVGLGAGAESRRPLGLAVVGGMFFSTFLTLVLVPVVYTLLARFVPARAAAENPEPVAPAHGHALPGPIPGAQPATPQ